A genomic stretch from Aedes albopictus strain Foshan chromosome 2, AalbF5, whole genome shotgun sequence includes:
- the LOC109416944 gene encoding ficolin-1-like, whose product MNRNHLTLFGSLLLIAIPACCSSTCSGFGYELLSGKLETMEAEMLTIGESVKKVNNLLKSMQCAESVYASCDKVPSKESGIYKVKTNLREVTEVFCDQAYDGGGWTVIQNRFDGSVNFYRDWSEYKDGFGNLDGGEFWLGLDVIHQLTYSAPHELVVLLEDFDGNSTYAKLDRFEVAGEQSSYKVTLADGFSGPAGDSFTGTKGAMFSTLDRDNDTWGDSCAVTYNGAWWYTACHSSNLNGKYSKGNTTEYATGMVWYTFRGHHYALKSSRMMIRKKKS is encoded by the exons ATGAATCGCAATCACTTAACGCTGTTTGGTTCGTTGCTCCTGATAGCGATACCCGCGTGCTGCTCATCCACCTGCTCAGGTTTCGGTTATGAATTACTCTCCGGCAAGTTGGAAACGATGGAAGCTGAAATGTTAACCATCGGTGAatcagttaaaaaagtgaacaatTTGTTGAAATCGATGCAATGTGCTGAATCCGTCTACGCGTCATGTGATAAGGTGCCTTCGAAAGAATCCGGAATCTACAAAGTCAAGACGAACCTTCGCGAAGTGACCGAAGTGTTCTGCGACCAGGCATATGACGGTGGCGGTTGGACGGTCATTCAAAATCGCTTCGATGGATCCGTCAATTTCTACCGGGATTGGAGCGAGTATAAGGACGGTTTTGGCAATTTGGACGGAGGGGAGTTTTGGCTGGGACTGGATGTGATTCATCAACTCACGTATTCGGCACCGCACGAGCTGGTTGTGTTGCTCGAGGACTTTGACGGCAACTCAACGTATGCCAAACTGGACCGATTTGAGGTGGCCGGGGAGCAATCTTCGTACAAAGTAACCCTTGCCGATGGATTCAGTGGACCTGCTGGAGATTCGTTTACTGGGACCAAGGGCGCAATGTTCAGCACATTGGATAGAGATAACGATACGTGGGGTGACAGCTGTGCAGTGACATATAATGGAGCATGGTGGTATACAGCATGCCATTCAAG taatttaaatGGCAAATATTCAAAAGGGAATACGACAGAATATGCTACTGGAATGGTTTGGTATACATTTAGAGGTCATCATTATGCACTGAAGTCTTCTAGGATGATGATAAGAAAAAAGAAATCATAA
- the LOC109430246 gene encoding microfibril-associated glycoprotein 4 — MYFHRMHPHQHGQAVHFSLCPTEGLYRNEERRCRAPESSMNRNHLTLFGSLLLIVIPVCCSPTFSGFGYELLSGKLEAMEAEIVAIGKSVEKVTHSSNPIQSAESVYASCDKVPSKKSGIYKVKTNLREVTEVFCDQAYDGGGWTVIQNRFDGSVNFYRDWSEYKEGFGNLDGGEFWLGLDVIHQLTYSAPHELVVLLEDFDGNSSYAKLNRFEVAGEQSSYKVTLADGFRGPAGDSFTETKGAMFSTLDKDNDMWGDSCAVAFNGAWWYTSCHSCNLNGKYLKGNTAEHGTGMVWNTFRGPHYALKSSRMMIRKKKSYRRIG; from the exons ATGTACTTCCATCGAATGCATCCCCATCAGCATGGCCAAGCAGTACACTTCAGTCTATGTCCAACTGAGGGTCTGTATAGAAACGAAGAACGTCGTTGCCGAGCTCCTGAATCCAGCATGAATCGCAACCACTTAACGCTGTTTGGTTCCTTGCTCTTGATAGTGATTCCAGTCTGCTGCTCTCCTACCTTCTCAGGTTTCGGTTATGAGTTACTCTCCGGAAAATTGGAAGCGATGGAAGCTGAAATCGTAGCTATCGGTAAATCAGTTGAAAAAGTGACCCATTCGTCAAATCCGATACAAAGTGCTGAATCCGTCTACGCATCCTGTGATAAAGTGCCATCGAAAAAATCCGGCATCTACAAAGTGAAGACTAACCTTCGCGAAGTGACCGAAGTGTTCTGCGACCAAGCATATGACGGTGGCGGTTGGACGGTCATTCAGAATCGCTTCGATGGATCCGTCAATTTCTACCGGGATTGGAGCGAGTATAAGGAAGGTTTTGGCAATTTGGACGGAGGGGAGTTTTGGCTGGGACTGGATGTGATTCATCAACTGACGTATTCGGCACCGCACGAGCTGGTTGTGTTGCTCGAGGACTTTGATGGCAACTCATCGTATGCCAAATTGAACCGATTTGAGGTGGCCGGTGAGCAGTCGTCGTACAAAGTGACCCTTGCTGATGGATTCCGTGGACCTGCTGGAGATTCGTTTACTGAGACCAAGGGCGCAATGTTCAGCACTTTGGATAAGGATAACGATATGTGGGGCGACAGCTGTGCAGTAGCATTTAATGGAGCATGGTGGTATACATCATGTCATTCATG caaTTTAAATGGCAAATATTTGAAAGGCAATACGGCAGAGCACGGAACTGGAATGGTTTGGAATACATTTAGAGGTCCTCATTATGCATTGAAGTCTTCTAGGATGATGATAAGAAAAAAGAAATCGTACCGTCGAATAGGGTAA
- the LOC134288333 gene encoding uncharacterized protein LOC134288333: MVYSIINQSLNHTEETRDRTNLLDMGQIKRNILSFYHWSSFGTPCNPVFSSKTILPNAVQFITWLVVLSLCYCNVSAIPDADPRVERAAPSNLTLKVNAVQTEMNRLIEALSSPSSPPVLNSFASPERENAPGDDGFTRPPPGTTVTNLENEMKKMKEDIDKLLQSANITAEDKERLSGLEDTVKKLQKLIDDQRLELEQKIENLQSLVEVLLATIDTLRIELDDVKRKALLEEEDEKLRRLPSECIEAIKSHDFTTAVSKLQEIEKDSTINMIVNRVYDHHVSNFDLILQFAEVVNVKQRSFLVYKALGYEMEINEHRDPIKMIELIKRLRNVIINNQNTSAQTKRDAQSFENSLQNSIKIVSKEKLKHALLNDVYETNDIKILSNSVYGISDKLFGSLITEVVNEIYGRMDTKKLLKYLSIHSYIQQSIPGYAAVFNKIRNSNNDTLFNIAYCIKNAMTASTYASLDSENKSTLDQIRNSLPKSVRNAAFATKVCIENKKYPKNLFASGKYFHDRLRRMVFTWMPHDKREDRVNEDKWNLIRTGESFYFFNVAHQEYMYAPSEYDEYKEGNERRKVFTWAADESFESCKWNMEPIGDDVYIKNVVRSEYLYTSNTNKHENVNQKVFTWIPGVPVDNGVWTIVDCSDA; this comes from the coding sequence ATGGTGTACTCAATCATCAACCAGTCATTAAACCATACTGAAGAGACGAGAGATAGGACGAACTTGTTGGACATGGGACAAATAAAGCGTAACATTCTTTCGTTTTACCACTGGAGTTCTTTTGGAACTCCATGCAACCCGGTCTTCAGTTCTAAAACAATATTACCAAACGCTGTACAGTTTATCACTTGGCTGGTTGTTCTATCATTGTGCTATTGCAATGTCTCGGCCATCCCGGATGCTGATCCTCGAGTTGAACGTGCTGCTCCTAGTAATTTAACTCTCAAGGTAAATGCAGTCCAAACGGAGATGAATCGGCTTATTGAGGCGCTGTCAAGCCCTTCCAGTCCACCGGTGCTTAATAGTTTTGCTTCTCCTGAAAGAGAAAATGCCCCAGGAGATGATGGTTTCACACGACCTCCCCCAGGCACTACAGTAACTAATCTCGAGAACGAAATGAAGAAGATGAAAGAAGATATCGACAAATTGCTGCAATCGGCAAACATAACAGCTGAAGATAAAGAGCGTCTCTCAGGTTTGGAAGACACCGTTAAAAAATTGCAAAAACTCATAGATGACCAACGGCTGGAATTGGAACAGAAAATTGAGAACTTACAAAGCCTTGTAGAAGTTTTGTTGGCAACTATTGATACACTTAGAATCGAACTCGATGACGTTAAGCGCAAGGCTTTGTTAGAGGAGGAAGATGAAAAACTTCGAAGGCTGCCATCGGAGTGCATCGAGGCCATAAAGAGTCACGATTTTACCACTGCTGTCAGTAAGCTTCAGGAAATAGAAAAAGACTCCACGATCAATATGATAGTTAACCGTGTGTACGATCATCACGTGAGTAACTTCGATTTGATACTACAGTTCGCAGAAGTCGTCAATGTGAAACAAAGAAGCTTCCTGGTTTACAAAGCCTTGGGTTATGAAATGGAAATTAATGAACATAGAGACCCGATAAAAATGATTGAATTGATAAAAAGGTTAAGAAATGTGATCATTAACAACCAAAATACTTCAGCTCAGACAAAAAGGGATGCTCAATCATTTGAAAATAGTTTGCAAAATTCGATTAAAATTGTGTCAAAAGAAAAGTTGAAACACGCACTGCTGAATGATGTGTACGAGACAAATGATATAAAAATACTTTCCAACAGCGTTTATGGCATCAGTGATAAATTATTCGGAAGTTtgattactgaagttgtcaacgAAATTTACGGAAGAATGGATACCAAAAAGTTGTTGAAATATCTTAGTATTCATAGCTACATTCAGCAATCTATTCCTGGTTATGCTGCAGTATTCAATAAGATAAGAAACTCGAATAACGACACATTGTTCAATATTGCTTACTGCATCAAAAATGCTATGACTGCATCAACGTACGCTAGTCTTGATTCAGAAAATAAATCAACCCTAGATCAAATCAGGAATTCGCTACCAAAGTCTGTAAGGAACGCAGCGTTTGCAACAAAAGTCTGCATAGAAAACAAAAAATACCCGAAGAACTTGTTTGCTTCCGGAAAATACTTTCACGATAGGTTAAGACGAATGGTATTCACCTGGATGCCACACGACAAAAGGGAAGATCGGGTCAATGAAGACAAATGGAATCTCATTCGAACCGGTGAAAGTTTCTACTTCTTCAACGTAGCTCACCAGGAATACATGTACGCTCCCAGCGAGTACGATGAATATAAAGAGGGTAACGAAAGGCGCAAAGTGTTCACTTGGGCAGCAGATGAATCGTTCGAAAGCTGCAAGTGGAATATGGAACCCATAGGGGATGACGTATACATCAAGAACGTGGTTCGATCGGAGTATCTATACACGTCGAATACGAACAAGCACGAGAATGTGAATCAGAAAGTATTCACATGGATTCCGGGCGTGCCAGTGGACAACGGAGTGTGGACAATTGTAGATTGCAGTGATGCTTAA